The Candidatus Binatus sp. genome includes the window AGGGGCTGCGGCCCCTGCACCCGCAGTGAGAAGACGCGAAAATCTGCGCAGCGCATCTTTTCGCGACTACACTATAGAAGAGCTGCGCGCACGCGGTTTCTTAATACTGGCCCGTCGTGCCAACGACCGCGCTCCGTTGTCGCGCGCGGCCACTGCCAATGGCTTAATACTGCGCTGCCGTCGCCACGGCCAGGGGCTGCGGCCCCTGCACCCGCAGTGAGAAGACGCGAAAATCTGCGCAGCGCATCTTTTCGCGACTACGCGATTGATAAGCCCGCGGTGCAGGCCAGTTCGTCCGCAAAATCCGGCATGAAACCCGGCTTCAGGAGTCACCGGGATTTGTTTCATTTCATCGAGACTGAAGCGGCGCCCGTTTCCATTGCTGTTTTGACTATTTCGTATAGTCGAAGATCTCGTGCTCTTCGGTGAGGAAAATCGACGAGCGCTCGAAATCGACAAACTTCGATTCATCTTCGAGCAGCGCGCGCGCCGCATCAGCGCGTTCTTTGGGATCGCCGCCCGAACTAAAATCCTCGAGTGTGTCCCACCAAACTTCGGTGATCCCGTCGTAGGTTTCGGTCATTTTGCGGGTACCGCGAATTTGTTTGCCCGCGTCTTCGAACACGGTATGACTCTGGACGTATTTCTTGGCGCGCATCGATTTCGCGAAGCTGCGGACCAGCGGTCCGTGCTTCTTTAGCCAGTACTCGTGGAAATCCTTTTCGGAGACGTCTTTGCGCTTTCGGACTACATAAACGAGTTTGATCATATCGGCGGCACC containing:
- a CDS encoding EthD domain-containing protein; the protein is MIKLVYVVRKRKDVSEKDFHEYWLKKHGPLVRSFAKSMRAKKYVQSHTVFEDAGKQIRGTRKMTETYDGITEVWWDTLEDFSSGGDPKERADAARALLEDESKFVDFERSSIFLTEEHEIFDYTK